One region of Bradyrhizobium betae genomic DNA includes:
- a CDS encoding cold-shock protein yields MAMGTVKWFNTQKGYGFIQPDDGQKDVFVHISAVERAGLSTLNEGQKVSFDIVADRRSGKSSADNLRVG; encoded by the coding sequence ATGGCTATGGGCACCGTGAAGTGGTTCAACACCCAAAAGGGTTATGGTTTCATCCAGCCGGACGACGGCCAGAAGGACGTGTTCGTCCACATCAGCGCTGTCGAGCGCGCCGGCCTCTCGACCCTCAACGAGGGCCAGAAGGTTTCGTTCGACATCGTCGCCGACCGCCGCAGCGGCAAGTCGTCGGCTGACAATCTCCGCGTCGGCTAA
- a CDS encoding nuclear transport factor 2 family protein, whose product MSQHHQPSTLAALGRTWVEAWNARDLERVLTLYDEDAVMTSDRIPVMGFDPSGTVHGKDALRAYWGKALGLIPNLHFTLIDLFVSPDSVVVFYENERGKRICEYLRVNEAGLIVQGSANHLPH is encoded by the coding sequence ATGTCACAACACCATCAGCCATCAACGCTGGCCGCGCTCGGCCGGACCTGGGTCGAGGCCTGGAATGCGCGCGATCTCGAACGCGTGCTCACGCTCTATGACGAGGACGCCGTGATGACGTCCGACCGCATCCCGGTCATGGGTTTCGATCCGAGCGGCACCGTGCACGGCAAGGATGCCTTGCGGGCCTATTGGGGCAAGGCGCTCGGGCTGATCCCGAACCTGCATTTCACATTGATCGATCTGTTCGTCAGCCCGGACAGCGTGGTGGTGTTCTACGAGAACGAGCGCGGCAAGCGGATCTGCGAATATCTGCGGGTGAACGAGGCCGGGCTGATCGTGCAGGGCTCGGCGAACCATCTGCCGCATTGA
- a CDS encoding DHCW motif cupin fold protein produces the protein MKLPTSPFTVTDWSKVAPTTHAGESGQALWRTLDIGDLRVRMVEYSPGYLADHWCDRGHVIFVVKGELDSELRDGRKFKLTAGMSYEVSDFGDAAHRSSTATGATLFIVD, from the coding sequence ATGAAACTCCCCACCTCCCCCTTTACCGTCACCGACTGGAGCAAGGTTGCGCCGACCACGCATGCCGGCGAGAGCGGCCAGGCCTTGTGGCGCACGCTCGACATCGGCGATCTCCGGGTGCGGATGGTGGAGTATTCGCCGGGCTATCTCGCCGACCATTGGTGCGACCGCGGCCACGTGATCTTCGTCGTGAAGGGCGAGCTCGACAGCGAGCTGCGCGACGGGCGCAAGTTCAAGCTGACGGCGGGGATGAGCTACGAGGTCTCGGATTTCGGCGATGCCGCGCACCGGTCCTCGACGGCCACCGGTGCCACACTTTTCATCGTGGATTGA